A DNA window from Aestuariispira ectoiniformans contains the following coding sequences:
- a CDS encoding transglycosylase SLT domain-containing protein, with product MRRPAYLIFAISALWLWCLPPADAAPTPSNSAARAAKLCHTLIGQAEQELNIPRHLLQAVALTESGRTISMPPSGAAQDAEDRETFTAWPWTVMAEGRGRYLPSKEAAIREVRMLRQKGVTNIDVGCMQVNLHYHGDAFSSLEEAFDPIHNVAYAATLLSKLREDRHSWTMAVKFYHSSDRERQSYYRKKVFTAWRKLQKRARGERLAANSNKAPGWAANPARAPLFRNYAAQKRQEETVRARLMSQATQ from the coding sequence ATGCGCCGTCCGGCGTATCTTATATTCGCAATTTCCGCCTTATGGCTCTGGTGTCTGCCCCCGGCAGACGCCGCGCCAACGCCCAGCAACAGCGCCGCCCGGGCGGCCAAGCTGTGCCATACGCTGATCGGGCAGGCCGAGCAGGAATTGAATATACCCCGGCATTTATTGCAGGCTGTCGCCCTCACTGAATCCGGCAGGACCATTTCCATGCCGCCGTCCGGGGCAGCACAGGATGCCGAGGACCGGGAAACCTTCACCGCGTGGCCCTGGACCGTCATGGCCGAAGGGCGCGGCCGCTACCTGCCCAGCAAGGAAGCCGCCATCCGGGAAGTCAGGATGCTGCGCCAGAAAGGGGTCACCAATATTGATGTCGGCTGTATGCAGGTAAACCTGCATTACCATGGCGATGCCTTTTCCTCTCTCGAAGAGGCCTTCGATCCGATTCACAATGTCGCCTATGCGGCGACCCTGCTCAGCAAATTGCGCGAAGACCGGCATTCCTGGACAATGGCGGTCAAATTCTATCACTCTTCCGACCGCGAGCGGCAAAGCTACTATCGCAAGAAAGTGTTCACCGCCTGGCGTAAATTGCAGAAACGCGCACGCGGAGAGAGGCTTGCGGCCAACAGCAACAAGGCACCCGGCTGGGCGGCAAACCCTGCCCGCGCGCCCCTCTTCCGGAACTACGCGGCACAGAAGCGCCAGGAAGAAACTGTCCGTGCGCGGCTCATGTCGCAGGCAACGCAGTGA